A region of Thermobifida halotolerans DNA encodes the following proteins:
- a CDS encoding 5-formyltetrahydrofolate cyclo-ligase produces the protein MDGVLSKRELRRRVLAARRELSGRARAAAGAAIRDAVLALPEVSSGRTVAVYYAVGSEPDTRPLVAALSERGGTVLLPVFLDGGELDWAPYTGPDSLAPAGHGLVEPTGPRLGVDAVRGVSALVCPALAVDAAGYRLGRGAGCYDRALARAGEGAVSLAVVYDTELVESVPTEEHDRPVRGAVTPGRGVVWLGNR, from the coding sequence ATGGACGGCGTGTTGAGCAAGCGTGAGCTGCGGCGGCGGGTGCTCGCGGCGCGACGTGAACTGTCCGGACGGGCGCGCGCGGCGGCCGGGGCGGCGATCCGGGACGCCGTGCTGGCGCTGCCGGAGGTGTCCTCGGGCCGCACTGTGGCGGTCTACTACGCGGTGGGCTCGGAGCCGGACACCCGCCCGCTGGTGGCGGCCCTGTCCGAGCGCGGCGGCACCGTGCTGCTGCCGGTGTTCCTGGACGGCGGGGAGTTGGACTGGGCGCCCTACACCGGTCCCGACTCGCTGGCTCCCGCCGGGCACGGCCTGGTGGAGCCGACCGGTCCGCGTCTCGGGGTGGACGCGGTGCGCGGGGTCTCGGCGCTGGTCTGCCCGGCCCTGGCGGTGGACGCCGCGGGGTACCGGCTCGGTCGGGGGGCGGGCTGCTACGACCGGGCGCTGGCCCGGGCGGGCGAGGGGGCGGTGTCGCTGGCCGTGGTCTACGACACCGAACTGGTGGAGTCGGTGCCCACCGAGGAGCACGACCGCCCGGTCCGGGGGGCGGTGACTCCCGGGCGCGGGGTGGTGTGGTTGGGGAACCGCTAG
- the galU gene encoding UTP--glucose-1-phosphate uridylyltransferase GalU, which translates to MADEQHTVTQVTKAVIPVAGLGTRFLPATKSTPKEMLPIVDKPAIQYVVEEAVSAGLGDVLMITGRNKRSIEDHFDRAYELEEALRVKDDIDRLNAVRESSELAQVHYVRQGEPRGLGHAVLCGAAHVGDEPFAVLLGDDLIGARETLLKRMIEVRQTYGGSVIALMEVAPEQASLYGCAAIRPTDESDVVTVTDLVEKPPVGQAPSRWAIIGRYICDPAVFDVLRKTPPGRGGEIQLTDALRELARSGPEQGGPVHGVLFRGQRYDTGNKIDYLRTVVEFACDRPDLAEEFLPWLRDFLAEHGTDSTE; encoded by the coding sequence ATGGCAGATGAACAGCACACCGTAACCCAGGTCACCAAAGCGGTGATCCCCGTCGCCGGACTGGGCACCCGATTCCTGCCCGCCACCAAGTCCACACCCAAGGAGATGCTGCCGATCGTCGACAAACCGGCGATCCAGTACGTCGTCGAGGAGGCCGTCTCCGCGGGACTCGGCGACGTCCTGATGATCACCGGACGCAACAAGCGCTCCATCGAGGACCACTTCGACCGGGCCTACGAACTGGAGGAGGCGCTGCGCGTCAAGGACGACATCGACCGGCTCAACGCGGTCCGCGAGTCCAGCGAACTCGCCCAGGTGCACTACGTGCGCCAGGGCGAGCCGCGCGGACTGGGCCACGCGGTGCTGTGCGGCGCCGCGCACGTGGGCGACGAACCGTTCGCGGTGCTGCTCGGCGACGACCTCATCGGCGCCCGCGAGACCCTCCTCAAGCGGATGATCGAGGTCCGCCAGACCTACGGGGGCAGCGTCATCGCGCTCATGGAGGTCGCCCCCGAACAGGCCTCGCTGTACGGGTGCGCCGCGATCCGGCCCACCGACGAGTCCGACGTGGTGACCGTCACCGACCTCGTGGAGAAGCCCCCGGTCGGCCAGGCGCCGAGCCGCTGGGCGATCATCGGCCGCTACATCTGCGACCCGGCGGTCTTCGACGTACTGCGCAAGACGCCTCCGGGCCGCGGCGGAGAGATCCAGTTGACCGACGCGCTGCGCGAACTCGCCCGGAGCGGCCCAGAGCAGGGCGGCCCCGTCCACGGCGTGCTGTTCCGCGGCCAGCGCTACGACACCGGCAACAAGATCGACTACCTTCGCACCGTGGTGGAATTCGCTTGCGACCGCCCGGACCTGGCCGAGGAGTTCCTTCCATGGCTGCGTGACTTCCTCGCGGAGCACGGGACCGACTCCACCGAGTAG
- the glp gene encoding gephyrin-like molybdotransferase Glp: MKSVEQHVNDILAVVTPPEPIELDLLRAHGAVLAEPVTAQVALPPFDNSAMDGYAVRAADVAAATAEAPVSLPVVADIPAGDSFTSAIPEGCCVRIMTGAPMPVGADAVVPVEWTDGGVATVAIHRAAEAGNAVRLAGGDVEKGAELLPPGVRIGPAELAALASAGRRSARVYPRPRVVVLATGEELVEPGRPLGPGQIWDSNSFMLTAAAIEAGCEAYRYGFVGDDPATVAATLQDALVQADIVITSGGVSMGAYDVVKDVLLRMGTVRFEKVAVQPGMPQGYGTVGRDRGVPIITLPGNPVSAYVSFHLFVLPALRKMSGLPQEQLPSVRARLLAPVPSSPRGRRSYLRAVLDYDASEGEIAYTALPATRQGSHQLSALAATNALVVVPEQVTELPAGSVVEAVRLPYR; encoded by the coding sequence ATGAAGAGCGTCGAACAGCACGTCAACGACATCCTGGCGGTGGTCACCCCACCCGAGCCGATCGAACTGGACCTGCTCCGGGCGCACGGAGCGGTCCTCGCCGAGCCGGTCACGGCACAGGTCGCGCTTCCCCCGTTCGACAACTCCGCCATGGACGGCTACGCGGTCCGCGCCGCCGACGTGGCCGCGGCCACCGCGGAGGCTCCGGTGTCGTTGCCGGTCGTGGCGGACATCCCCGCGGGGGACTCCTTCACCTCGGCCATCCCCGAGGGCTGCTGCGTGCGCATCATGACCGGTGCGCCGATGCCGGTGGGCGCGGACGCGGTGGTTCCCGTGGAGTGGACCGACGGCGGCGTGGCCACCGTGGCGATCCACCGCGCGGCCGAGGCGGGCAACGCGGTCCGCCTGGCGGGCGGAGACGTGGAGAAGGGCGCCGAACTGCTGCCGCCCGGAGTCCGGATCGGACCCGCGGAACTCGCGGCGCTCGCCTCGGCCGGCCGCCGCTCGGCGCGGGTCTACCCGCGTCCCCGGGTTGTCGTCCTCGCCACCGGTGAGGAGCTGGTGGAGCCGGGGCGCCCCCTCGGGCCCGGCCAGATCTGGGACTCCAACAGCTTCATGCTCACCGCCGCCGCGATCGAGGCGGGCTGTGAGGCCTACCGGTACGGCTTCGTCGGCGACGACCCGGCCACCGTGGCCGCCACCCTCCAGGACGCGCTGGTGCAGGCCGACATCGTCATCACCAGCGGAGGCGTCAGCATGGGCGCCTACGACGTGGTCAAGGACGTGCTCCTGCGCATGGGGACGGTCCGCTTCGAGAAGGTGGCCGTGCAACCGGGCATGCCGCAGGGCTACGGCACCGTGGGCAGGGACCGCGGCGTGCCCATCATCACGCTCCCCGGCAACCCGGTCAGCGCCTACGTCTCCTTCCACCTGTTCGTGCTGCCCGCCCTGCGCAAGATGAGCGGTCTGCCCCAGGAGCAGCTACCGTCGGTGCGGGCCCGGCTGCTGGCCCCGGTGCCCTCCTCCCCCAGGGGCAGGCGCTCCTACCTGCGCGCGGTACTGGACTACGACGCCTCCGAGGGGGAGATCGCCTACACGGCGCTGCCCGCCACCCGGCAGGGCTCGCACCAGTTGTCCGCGCTCGCGGCGACGAACGCGCTCGTGGTGGTCCCCGAACAGGTCACCGAACTGCCCGCGGGCAGTGTTGTCGAGGCGGTCCGGCTCCCCTACCGGTAA
- the moaC gene encoding cyclic pyranopterin monophosphate synthase MoaC, with protein MSNAHPSGFPHLDPSGAARMVDVSAKEATARSAVATGRVLLSAETVAALRGGGVPKGDALAVARIAGIQGAKRTPDLVPLCHPIAVHGVDVDLTVTDSGVDIRAAVRTADRTGVEMEALTCVMTAALGLIDMVKALDPEAVVTDVRVEEKTGGKTGHWRRSA; from the coding sequence ATGTCCAACGCGCACCCTTCCGGTTTTCCGCATCTCGACCCCTCCGGCGCGGCCCGCATGGTCGACGTGTCCGCCAAGGAGGCCACCGCCCGCTCCGCCGTCGCGACCGGCCGGGTCCTGCTGTCGGCCGAGACGGTCGCGGCCCTGCGCGGAGGCGGGGTGCCCAAGGGCGACGCGCTCGCCGTGGCCCGTATCGCCGGGATCCAGGGCGCCAAGCGGACCCCCGACCTCGTCCCGCTGTGCCACCCCATCGCGGTGCACGGTGTCGACGTCGACCTGACGGTGACCGACAGCGGGGTCGACATCAGGGCCGCCGTGCGCACCGCGGACCGCACCGGCGTCGAGATGGAGGCGCTGACCTGCGTGATGACGGCCGCACTGGGGCTCATCGACATGGTCAAGGCCCTCGACCCGGAGGCGGTCGTCACCGACGTCCGGGTGGAGGAGAAGACCGGAGGCAAGACCGGCCACTGGCGGCGCTCCGCATGA
- a CDS encoding MogA/MoaB family molybdenum cofactor biosynthesis protein yields MSGATVPRVVVVTASDRAAAGVYEDRSGRLLADLVAETGCTVDGPWVVPDGEPVAEALRRALSEGYDAALTTGGTGLGPHDATPEATRPLLEYEIPGLAEALRAAGRDRGVPAAVLSRGLAGVARAGDHRMLVVNLPGSSGGVRDGMAVLAPVLVHAVDQIRGGDHPRP; encoded by the coding sequence ATGAGCGGCGCGACCGTCCCCCGGGTGGTGGTCGTCACCGCGTCGGACCGGGCTGCGGCCGGGGTGTACGAGGACCGGTCGGGGCGGCTGCTCGCCGACCTGGTCGCCGAGACGGGCTGCACGGTCGACGGGCCGTGGGTGGTGCCCGACGGCGAGCCCGTCGCCGAGGCGCTGCGCCGCGCGCTGTCCGAGGGCTACGACGCGGCGCTGACCACCGGTGGCACCGGGCTGGGACCGCACGACGCCACCCCCGAGGCCACCCGGCCGCTGCTGGAGTACGAGATTCCCGGACTCGCCGAGGCGCTGCGCGCGGCGGGCCGCGACAGGGGAGTGCCCGCCGCGGTGCTCTCCCGGGGACTGGCCGGGGTGGCCCGTGCCGGGGACCACCGCATGCTCGTGGTCAACCTGCCCGGATCCTCCGGCGGGGTACGCGACGGCATGGCGGTGCTCGCTCCCGTCCTGGTCCACGCCGTCGACCAGATCCGGGGCGGCGACCACCCCCGCCCGTGA
- a CDS encoding GNAT family N-acetyltransferase: MRRMRGWPVSLAEGDVGLRPLRLRDAAALRETRARNAEWLRPWEPTHPETPLQQDGLLPYLVMVQSIRREARHGVAMPWAITWADRFVGQLTVGAITWGAARSAQVGYWIDSAYAGHGIMPTAVALAVDHSFFTVGLHRIEASIRPENHKSRRVVEKLGFREEGLRERQLHIDGAWRDHLCYALTVEDVPEGLLARWRRTRMRQSEAGKARGAVRSRFEHP, translated from the coding sequence GTGAGACGGATGCGTGGTTGGCCGGTGTCCCTGGCCGAGGGGGATGTCGGGCTGCGTCCGCTCAGGCTGCGTGACGCCGCCGCACTGCGCGAGACCCGTGCCCGCAACGCCGAGTGGCTGCGTCCCTGGGAGCCCACCCACCCCGAGACGCCGCTGCAGCAGGACGGACTGCTGCCCTACCTGGTCATGGTGCAGTCGATCCGCAGGGAGGCCCGCCACGGCGTCGCGATGCCGTGGGCGATCACCTGGGCGGACCGGTTCGTCGGTCAGCTCACGGTCGGCGCGATCACCTGGGGGGCGGCGCGTTCGGCGCAGGTCGGCTACTGGATCGACAGCGCCTACGCCGGACACGGGATCATGCCCACGGCCGTCGCGTTGGCGGTCGACCACTCCTTCTTCACCGTGGGCCTGCACCGGATCGAGGCCAGTATCCGCCCGGAGAACCACAAGAGCCGCCGCGTGGTCGAGAAGCTCGGGTTCCGTGAGGAGGGGCTGCGCGAACGGCAGTTGCACATCGACGGCGCGTGGCGGGACCACCTCTGCTACGCCCTCACCGTCGAGGACGTCCCCGAGGGGCTGCTCGCGCGGTGGCGGCGGACCCGGATGCGCCAGAGTGAGGCGGGGAAGGCGCGGGGAGCGGTGCGGAGCCGGTTCGAGCACCCCTGA
- a CDS encoding transcriptional regulator, whose protein sequence is MTDRSEQHDEGGYYFVDDTSENVADPSTEAASAEPEPPAAEPERSFRRTTPAQLKSIRPERPKGYWGLVSGTGLYVVASAGSAAYLPVGVRLTGHAVFWLALGAALLATVHRERTHGWEPGPRWPWAAALVCGTLAVEVLVAAVSPLWIIIGSAVVLSVVVLILLMLG, encoded by the coding sequence GTGACAGACCGGTCGGAGCAGCACGACGAGGGCGGATACTACTTCGTCGACGACACGTCGGAGAACGTCGCCGACCCGTCGACCGAGGCGGCCTCCGCGGAACCGGAGCCGCCCGCCGCGGAACCGGAACGCAGCTTCCGACGCACGACTCCGGCACAGCTCAAGAGCATCCGCCCGGAACGGCCCAAGGGGTACTGGGGGCTGGTCTCCGGAACCGGGCTGTACGTGGTGGCCTCGGCGGGAAGCGCCGCCTACCTCCCGGTCGGCGTGCGTCTCACCGGGCACGCCGTGTTCTGGCTGGCCCTCGGGGCCGCGCTGCTGGCGACCGTCCACCGGGAACGGACACACGGATGGGAGCCCGGGCCCCGGTGGCCGTGGGCCGCCGCGCTCGTCTGCGGCACCCTCGCCGTCGAGGTGCTCGTCGCGGCGGTGAGCCCGCTGTGGATCATCATCGGTTCGGCGGTGGTGCTGTCCGTGGTCGTGCTGATCCTGCTGATGCTGGGATGA
- a CDS encoding sec-independent translocase has product MFNIGAGEFLVLGILALLVLGPDQLPKFAAQAGRALRQLRRLADNAKKDIREGLGPEYRDFDVEDLNPKRFVQKHFWEASDEEDAAPLSVSARLNGRRPPFDDEAT; this is encoded by the coding sequence ATGTTCAATATCGGGGCGGGCGAGTTCCTCGTCCTGGGGATTCTCGCGCTCCTGGTCCTGGGGCCCGACCAGCTTCCCAAGTTCGCGGCGCAGGCCGGTCGGGCGCTGCGGCAACTGCGCCGTCTGGCCGACAACGCCAAGAAGGACATCCGCGAGGGACTGGGGCCCGAGTACAGGGACTTCGACGTCGAGGACCTCAACCCCAAACGGTTCGTGCAGAAGCACTTCTGGGAGGCCTCGGACGAGGAGGACGCGGCTCCGCTGAGCGTGTCGGCGCGGTTGAACGGCCGGCGTCCGCCCTTCGACGACGAGGCCACCTGA
- a CDS encoding phosphatase PAP2 family protein — MTSHRTASPDGSPARPLSLVGWLAAAVAALAVVTWQVLVQGPLTALDWPVHALVDPRQPEGPLLALAVAVARLGQRLVTVPLLVGLGLWAVLRGNGPRPILAVLTGLGSLAVMGTLLKVAVGRTPPVLGVDVVAPGWGNVVDWAGAALLSGAGSYEGYVSFPSGHSANAALTYPLAAWLLFGGSGLFPHPRRLRFALGFSLVPVAAVGTMMTVLDYHWLSESLGGWLLGAVVLLTARLVLGPGSRAGSPGRGGNGRVLAGGPSGKG, encoded by the coding sequence GTGACGTCGCACCGGACCGCTTCCCCGGACGGGTCCCCTGCCCGGCCGCTGTCCCTGGTGGGCTGGCTGGCCGCGGCGGTGGCGGCGCTGGCGGTGGTGACCTGGCAGGTGCTGGTGCAGGGGCCGCTGACCGCGCTGGACTGGCCGGTCCACGCGTTGGTCGACCCGCGCCAGCCGGAGGGGCCGCTACTGGCGCTGGCGGTGGCCGTGGCGCGGTTGGGGCAGCGCCTGGTGACGGTTCCGCTGCTGGTCGGCCTGGGCCTGTGGGCGGTGCTGCGCGGGAACGGTCCTCGGCCGATCCTGGCGGTGCTGACCGGCCTGGGATCGCTGGCGGTCATGGGCACCCTGCTGAAGGTGGCGGTCGGCCGCACTCCCCCGGTGCTCGGGGTGGACGTCGTCGCACCGGGGTGGGGCAACGTGGTGGACTGGGCGGGCGCCGCGCTCCTCTCCGGTGCGGGGTCGTACGAGGGATACGTCTCCTTTCCCTCGGGGCACTCGGCGAACGCCGCGCTCACCTATCCGCTGGCGGCGTGGCTGCTCTTCGGCGGCAGCGGGCTGTTTCCCCACCCCCGACGGCTGCGGTTCGCCCTGGGTTTCTCGCTTGTTCCCGTGGCCGCGGTAGGCACGATGATGACCGTCCTGGACTACCACTGGCTCAGCGAGTCGCTGGGCGGCTGGCTGCTGGGCGCGGTGGTGCTGCTGACGGCCAGGCTGGTGCTGGGACCGGGGAGCCGAGCGGGGTCACCGGGACGTGGCGGGAACGGTCGGGTGCTGGCGGGTGGGCCCTCCGGGAAGGGTTAA